The Hyphomicrobium sp. MC1 genome window below encodes:
- a CDS encoding DUF2066 domain-containing protein gives MLASRCLAIAILISSVLAGFDVAPARADADAPYTVGNYPVEATAANAVAAKEQAMSEGQQAAFRSLLKRLVPVTAYKQLDRLRDVKAGDLISGISVRSERNSSTTYYAGLDFSFQPDGVRSLLTQQGIPFVDQQAPPVTVVTVLLQGTPPTASNDRGLWHRAWSSLDLTHTITPVVMKDLKPSIQTDTITALMSGQDSALQKLKAEYGEGLVVLAIAEPDMAAKRLNVTIAGSDAVGGLLLKRVYRINDGDLDYASQLAAVISLGILEGRWKAVKAGVLDTAAAPPSNMPVWAASTTGSGEDVRLTVVFGNSDQWDEMRGQLLDTPGVDALNIGSVSDRSADVSLKYPGGAASLANALGARGLSLANTSSGWVLRPSY, from the coding sequence GTGCTTGCGAGCCGCTGCCTCGCCATTGCTATTCTGATTTCGTCCGTTCTGGCAGGCTTTGATGTCGCGCCCGCGCGCGCCGATGCCGACGCCCCGTACACGGTCGGGAACTACCCTGTCGAGGCGACGGCCGCCAATGCGGTTGCCGCCAAGGAGCAGGCCATGAGCGAAGGCCAGCAGGCCGCGTTTCGCTCGCTGTTGAAGCGCCTGGTTCCTGTCACCGCGTATAAGCAGTTGGATCGGCTCCGCGACGTGAAGGCAGGGGATCTCATCTCGGGCATCTCGGTGCGTTCGGAACGCAATTCCTCGACGACCTACTATGCCGGCCTCGATTTCTCGTTTCAGCCGGACGGCGTGCGTTCACTTCTGACGCAGCAGGGCATTCCCTTCGTCGATCAGCAGGCCCCGCCGGTGACGGTCGTGACGGTGCTCTTGCAGGGCACCCCGCCAACGGCGAGCAACGACAGAGGCCTGTGGCACCGCGCTTGGTCGAGCCTCGATCTCACGCACACGATTACGCCTGTCGTCATGAAGGATTTGAAGCCCTCGATCCAGACCGACACGATAACCGCGCTGATGTCCGGCCAGGACAGCGCATTGCAGAAGCTCAAAGCCGAGTACGGTGAGGGCCTAGTCGTTCTCGCCATTGCCGAGCCGGACATGGCGGCCAAGCGGCTCAACGTAACGATCGCGGGCAGTGACGCCGTCGGCGGACTTTTGTTGAAGCGGGTGTATCGCATTAACGACGGTGATCTCGATTACGCCTCGCAGTTGGCGGCTGTCATCTCGCTCGGCATCTTGGAAGGACGCTGGAAGGCGGTCAAAGCCGGCGTCCTCGACACGGCAGCTGCGCCGCCTTCGAACATGCCTGTCTGGGCCGCCTCGACGACCGGCAGCGGCGAAGACGTGAGGTTGACCGTGGTCTTCGGCAATTCCGATCAGTGGGACGAGATGCGTGGGCAACTTCTCGACACGCCCGGCGTCGACGCCCTGAATATCGGGTCCGTGTCAGACCGAAGCGCCGACGTGTCACTTAAATATCCCGGCGGCGCGGCAAGTCTTGCGAACGCGCTGGGCGCTCGTGGGTTAAGCCTCGCAAACACATCCTCCGGTTGGGTTCTTCGTCCAAGTTACTGA
- the purM gene encoding phosphoribosylformylglycinamidine cyclo-ligase, whose translation MSAADQNSQKPITYADAGVDIDAGNALVAAIKPLAKATSRPGADVDLGGFGGLFDLKRTGFRDPILVAANDGVGTKLKIAIDTGRHATIGIDLVAMCVNDLVVQGAEPLFFLDYFAVGKLDVNVARDVIAGIAEGCRLAGCALIGGETAEMPGVYKGGDYDLAGFSVGAVERDEILPRADVGVGDILIGLKSSGVHSNGYSLVRKLVEHAKLDWNAPAPFAHSQNESLSEALLTPTRIYVKPLINAIRATGGSGLKGAIKALSHITGGGLSENVPRVMPKDVAARIDLSSFTAPGVFEWLAKTGNIPDAELLRTFNCGIGMIAIVSKARADDVIAALTSAGEEPVVIGDVIPPTGEKSEAKGKGEAWAVKYDGKLRFS comes from the coding sequence ATGTCCGCGGCTGATCAAAATTCGCAGAAACCCATCACCTACGCCGACGCGGGTGTCGATATTGACGCAGGAAATGCGCTTGTCGCAGCTATCAAACCGCTGGCGAAGGCGACAAGCCGTCCGGGCGCCGACGTCGACCTCGGCGGGTTCGGCGGCCTCTTCGATCTGAAACGCACCGGCTTTCGCGATCCGATCCTGGTCGCTGCAAACGACGGCGTCGGTACGAAGCTCAAGATCGCGATCGACACGGGGCGGCACGCGACCATCGGCATCGACCTCGTCGCGATGTGCGTCAACGATCTTGTCGTGCAGGGCGCGGAGCCGCTTTTCTTTCTCGATTATTTCGCGGTCGGGAAGCTCGACGTGAACGTGGCGCGCGATGTCATCGCGGGAATTGCGGAAGGCTGCCGGCTTGCGGGCTGCGCGCTGATCGGTGGTGAGACGGCGGAGATGCCCGGCGTCTACAAAGGCGGCGATTACGATCTCGCTGGGTTCTCGGTCGGTGCGGTCGAACGCGACGAAATTCTGCCGCGCGCCGATGTCGGCGTCGGCGATATTCTAATCGGCCTTAAATCATCGGGCGTGCATTCGAACGGCTACAGCCTCGTGCGCAAGCTTGTCGAGCACGCCAAGCTCGACTGGAACGCGCCCGCGCCGTTTGCCCATTCGCAAAACGAGTCGTTGTCGGAAGCGCTGCTGACGCCGACGCGGATCTACGTCAAACCGCTCATCAATGCGATCCGCGCGACGGGCGGCTCGGGCTTGAAGGGCGCGATCAAGGCGCTGTCGCACATCACCGGCGGCGGACTTTCGGAGAACGTGCCACGGGTCATGCCGAAGGACGTTGCGGCCCGGATCGACCTGTCGTCATTCACAGCGCCGGGGGTGTTCGAATGGCTGGCGAAGACGGGCAACATTCCGGACGCGGAGCTGCTGCGCACGTTCAACTGCGGCATCGGCATGATCGCAATCGTATCGAAGGCGCGCGCTGACGATGTGATCGCGGCGCTGACATCGGCGGGTGAAGAGCCTGTCGTCATCGGCGACGTTATTCCGCCGACAGGTGAAAAATCGGAAGCCAAAGGTAAGGGCGAAGCCTGGGCCGTGAAGTACGACGGCAAGCTGCGGTTTTCCTGA
- a CDS encoding methanol/ethanol family PQQ-dependent dehydrogenase, whose translation MRKCLGLVAVLAALGFAAQASANQDVQALASDPANWAIQSGDYSGHRYSKLDQINASNVGDLRVAWTFSTGVLRGHEGGPLVIGDVMYLVTPFPNVVMALDLAHEQKILWKYQPKQDPFAAAVMCCDTVDRGVQYAEGKILVHTADTSLIALDAKTGVEIWKVKEDDPKNGASGTGAPLVVKDKVIVGVSGGEFGVRCYITAYDLNSGHRVWRAYSMGPDADMLIDPDKTTSLGKPVGKDSSLKTWNGDQWKIGGGPVWGYMAYDPALNLVYYGSGNPSTWNPVQRAGPGGKRIDQKWSQTIFARDADTGIAKWVYQMTPFDEWDYDGVNEPILTDLDIDGVKRKALTHFDRNGFGYTLDRVTGELLVAEKFEPDVNWATKVVTDKSDPQYGRPLINKKFSPFETGTDDVTKGICPSSMGAKNQQPAAYSPLTGLFYVPVTRLCMDMEAFKVSYQVGQPYVGATLTMFPAPGANGNTGAFIAWDGAKGKTVWSKPERFAVWSGALTTAGGIVFYGTLEGYLKAVDQKTGKELFKFKTPSGIVGNPMTYMHDGKQYVAVLSGVGGWAGIGLAAGLTDPEDGSGAVGGFASLSSYTGLGGTLTVFALP comes from the coding sequence ATGAGGAAGTGTTTGGGCCTCGTGGCCGTCTTGGCGGCATTAGGCTTCGCGGCCCAGGCGTCAGCGAACCAGGATGTCCAAGCTCTCGCCAGCGATCCCGCCAACTGGGCGATCCAATCGGGAGACTACAGCGGCCACCGCTATTCGAAGCTCGATCAGATCAACGCCTCGAACGTCGGCGACCTTCGCGTCGCGTGGACGTTCTCGACCGGCGTGTTACGAGGCCACGAAGGCGGCCCGCTGGTCATTGGCGATGTCATGTACCTCGTGACGCCGTTTCCGAACGTCGTGATGGCGCTCGACCTCGCGCATGAGCAGAAGATTCTCTGGAAGTACCAGCCCAAGCAGGATCCGTTCGCCGCTGCCGTGATGTGTTGCGACACGGTAGACCGCGGAGTGCAGTATGCCGAGGGCAAAATCCTCGTGCATACGGCGGATACTTCGCTCATCGCGCTCGATGCCAAGACCGGCGTGGAAATCTGGAAGGTCAAGGAAGACGATCCGAAGAATGGCGCGTCAGGAACCGGTGCGCCGCTCGTCGTGAAAGACAAGGTGATCGTCGGTGTCTCGGGCGGCGAGTTTGGCGTCCGCTGCTACATCACCGCCTACGATTTGAATTCCGGCCATCGCGTCTGGCGCGCCTATTCGATGGGACCGGACGCCGACATGCTGATCGACCCCGACAAAACAACGTCGCTCGGCAAGCCGGTCGGCAAGGATTCCTCGCTCAAGACTTGGAACGGTGACCAATGGAAGATCGGCGGCGGACCGGTCTGGGGCTACATGGCCTACGATCCGGCTCTCAATCTGGTTTACTATGGCTCCGGCAATCCTTCTACATGGAACCCGGTGCAGCGCGCAGGGCCCGGCGGTAAGCGCATCGACCAGAAATGGTCGCAGACGATTTTCGCCCGTGACGCCGACACCGGCATCGCCAAGTGGGTCTATCAGATGACCCCGTTCGATGAGTGGGACTATGACGGCGTCAATGAACCTATCTTGACCGACCTCGATATCGATGGCGTCAAGCGCAAGGCGCTGACCCACTTCGACCGTAACGGCTTCGGCTATACGTTGGACCGCGTGACTGGCGAACTGCTCGTCGCGGAAAAATTCGAGCCGGACGTCAATTGGGCGACGAAAGTCGTGACGGACAAGAGCGATCCGCAATACGGACGCCCGCTCATCAATAAAAAGTTCTCGCCCTTCGAGACGGGAACGGACGATGTGACGAAAGGCATTTGTCCCTCGTCGATGGGCGCAAAGAACCAGCAGCCCGCCGCCTATTCACCGCTCACCGGCTTGTTCTACGTTCCGGTCACGCGCCTCTGCATGGATATGGAAGCCTTCAAGGTCTCCTATCAGGTCGGGCAGCCCTATGTCGGCGCGACGTTGACGATGTTTCCCGCGCCCGGCGCCAACGGCAACACAGGGGCTTTCATCGCGTGGGACGGCGCCAAAGGCAAAACCGTGTGGTCGAAGCCGGAACGCTTCGCCGTGTGGTCGGGTGCGCTGACGACGGCGGGCGGCATCGTCTTTTACGGCACGCTAGAAGGCTATCTGAAAGCGGTAGACCAGAAGACCGGCAAGGAACTTTTCAAGTTCAAGACGCCGTCCGGCATCGTCGGCAATCCGATGACCTACATGCACGACGGCAAGCAATATGTCGCCGTCCTCTCAGGCGTCGGTGGATGGGCGGGCATCGGCCTCGCCGCCGGATTGACCGATCCGGAAGACGGTTCCGGCGCCGTCGGCGGCTTTGCTTCTCTATCGAGCTATACAGGTCTCGGCGGCACACTGACGGTGTTCGCGCTGCCGTGA
- a CDS encoding glycosyltransferase family 1 protein, with amino-acid sequence MRIFIATDAWKPQVNGVVRTYENLKRELEAAGHMVTILSPLDFATLPCPGYREIRLALARRSQVAALLKEGNYDHVHIATEGPIGLATRGVCLRKGIRFTTSFHTRFPEYIEAYTGLPAWISYAFQRWFHRPGIGMFVATRSLKTELSGRGFRRLMLWSRGVDTAQFKPRAKMRDAGDAGAKAGPTFLYVGRVSREKNVEAFLNLDLPGRKVVVGDGPILGLLRSRYPDVVFKGAKTGEDLAQEYSNADVFVFPSRTDTFGLVLLEAMASGLGVAAYPVTGPIDVVTPGVTGCLDDDLRAAALAALKLDRDQVRVQAMRHDWSRVANLFLANIYQARRAAGLGKRLVKAHAAKHLHIKPRATARPIS; translated from the coding sequence ATGCGAATTTTCATCGCCACCGACGCTTGGAAGCCGCAGGTCAACGGTGTGGTGCGCACCTACGAGAACCTGAAGCGCGAGCTTGAAGCCGCGGGCCACATGGTCACGATCCTATCGCCGTTGGATTTCGCGACGCTGCCGTGTCCCGGCTATCGCGAGATCCGGTTGGCGCTGGCGCGGCGGTCGCAGGTTGCCGCGCTGCTGAAAGAGGGCAATTACGATCACGTGCATATCGCGACGGAAGGGCCGATCGGGCTTGCTACGCGCGGCGTCTGCCTGCGCAAGGGCATTCGCTTCACGACGTCGTTCCATACGCGGTTTCCGGAATACATCGAGGCCTACACCGGCCTGCCGGCGTGGATCAGCTACGCGTTTCAGCGTTGGTTTCACCGGCCCGGCATCGGCATGTTCGTGGCAACGCGATCGCTGAAGACGGAATTGTCGGGACGCGGGTTCCGGCGGCTGATGCTGTGGTCGCGCGGCGTCGATACTGCGCAATTCAAGCCGCGCGCGAAAATGCGCGACGCGGGTGACGCCGGCGCCAAAGCCGGACCGACGTTTCTCTACGTCGGCCGCGTCTCGCGCGAAAAGAATGTCGAGGCGTTCCTCAATCTCGATCTGCCGGGCCGAAAGGTCGTTGTCGGCGACGGGCCGATCCTCGGGCTTCTGCGGAGCCGGTATCCCGATGTCGTCTTCAAGGGCGCCAAGACGGGCGAAGATCTGGCACAGGAATATTCCAACGCCGACGTGTTCGTGTTTCCGAGCCGCACCGACACGTTCGGCTTGGTGCTGCTCGAAGCCATGGCTTCAGGCCTCGGCGTTGCGGCCTATCCAGTGACGGGTCCGATCGATGTCGTGACGCCCGGCGTGACCGGCTGCCTCGATGATGACCTGCGGGCGGCGGCACTCGCCGCGTTGAAGCTCGACCGCGATCAGGTGCGGGTGCAGGCTATGCGGCACGACTGGTCGCGCGTCGCCAATCTTTTCCTAGCGAACATCTATCAGGCGCGACGGGCAGCAGGGCTTGGCAAGCGTCTTGTCAAAGCACACGCGGCGAAACACCTGCATATCAAGCCGCGGGCGACGGCGCGCCCGATCAGCTGA
- a CDS encoding glycosyltransferase: MARRILLLTVGTLGDVGPMVALGLALKEAGYEVSVAAPEDFMDYVRSKGLEARRCGTDFSKFMKEGEMAEIAGAHTLVTVKKWLSPGPDMRSLFESILLDSVAATADADAMIFHPVISVAGEIAEARNIPAVMAGLGSVSPSAENLLSVIPGTGIPAWNRYGYKTLGLQRLAYRRVIGEIRKSLGLGRSFWMKHPHRVHGKRASVLYPVSPVLQPRASTEGDEIYFTGYWFRDEAPNWRPSGKLAEFLAAGPRPIYVGFGSMPALGLERTEMILRACEAAGQRVILGKGRGEFDRVPLSSNFHLIDQFVPHDKLFREVGAVIHHGGLGTTTSALRAGRPSFVGPFMMDQKYWGHRIFQLGAGPDQLPIQDWTLEALTARIRDVATNPSYALKAAEIGRAMEQEDGAANAVEIVKKLLGGPAGDAAHTGASQVVAA; the protein is encoded by the coding sequence ATGGCACGCCGGATTTTATTGCTTACCGTTGGAACGCTGGGCGACGTCGGGCCCATGGTTGCCCTCGGCTTGGCGCTCAAAGAGGCTGGCTACGAAGTCAGCGTCGCAGCTCCCGAAGACTTCATGGACTACGTCCGCAGCAAGGGGCTCGAAGCGCGCCGCTGCGGCACGGATTTTTCGAAGTTCATGAAAGAGGGCGAAATGGCGGAGATCGCCGGCGCCCACACGCTGGTCACGGTCAAGAAATGGCTGAGCCCCGGCCCCGACATGCGATCGCTGTTCGAGAGCATCCTTCTCGATTCCGTCGCGGCCACGGCGGATGCCGATGCCATGATCTTCCATCCCGTCATCTCGGTCGCCGGTGAAATCGCCGAAGCACGAAACATCCCCGCCGTCATGGCCGGTCTCGGCTCCGTTTCGCCGTCGGCGGAAAACCTGTTGTCGGTCATTCCCGGAACCGGCATCCCGGCCTGGAACCGGTACGGCTACAAGACGCTCGGACTGCAGCGGCTGGCCTATCGGCGTGTCATCGGCGAGATCCGCAAGTCGCTGGGCCTTGGCCGGTCGTTCTGGATGAAGCATCCGCATCGCGTCCACGGCAAGCGTGCGTCCGTTCTCTACCCCGTCAGCCCCGTTCTGCAGCCGCGCGCGAGCACGGAAGGCGACGAGATCTACTTCACAGGTTACTGGTTCCGCGATGAGGCGCCGAATTGGCGTCCATCCGGCAAGCTCGCGGAGTTTCTGGCCGCCGGACCGCGTCCGATCTACGTCGGCTTCGGCAGCATGCCCGCGCTTGGCCTTGAACGCACCGAGATGATCTTGCGCGCTTGCGAGGCGGCCGGACAGCGTGTGATCCTCGGCAAGGGGCGCGGCGAGTTCGATCGCGTGCCATTATCCAGCAACTTCCATCTGATCGACCAGTTCGTGCCGCACGATAAACTGTTCCGCGAAGTCGGCGCCGTCATACATCATGGCGGCCTCGGCACGACGACGTCGGCCTTGCGTGCCGGACGCCCAAGCTTCGTCGGTCCCTTCATGATGGATCAAAAATACTGGGGCCATCGGATCTTCCAGCTCGGCGCCGGGCCGGACCAGCTCCCGATCCAGGACTGGACGCTTGAGGCGCTGACGGCCCGCATCCGCGACGTGGCGACCAATCCATCGTATGCGCTGAAGGCCGCCGAGATCGGCCGCGCCATGGAGCAGGAAGACGGCGCCGCCAACGCCGTCGAGATTGTCAAGAAGCTCCTCGGCGGGCCAGCAGGCGACGCCGCGCACACCGGCGCTTCGCAAGTCGTCGCCGCTTAA
- the purN gene encoding phosphoribosylglycinamide formyltransferase, with amino-acid sequence MSTKKRTAILISGRGSNMQSLVAAARAPDYPAEIVLVASNRPDAAGIAWAVEQGLPTVIIDHKGYGSRAAFERALQSALDTHHVELVALAGFMRLMTPEFVAHWQNRMINIHPSLLPSFKGLHTHEHAIAAGVKIAGCTVHYVRPEMDAGPIIAQAAVPVLSSDTAETLAAKILKVEHRVYPAALRLVAAGQVCCEGEKIVISSEVSETDPLYSPVI; translated from the coding sequence ATGAGCACCAAGAAACGCACCGCCATTTTGATCTCCGGCCGCGGCTCGAACATGCAGTCGCTGGTGGCTGCTGCACGCGCCCCCGACTATCCGGCCGAGATCGTGCTTGTCGCTTCGAACCGGCCCGATGCCGCGGGTATCGCGTGGGCAGTGGAGCAGGGGCTGCCGACGGTCATTATCGACCACAAGGGCTACGGGTCACGAGCGGCGTTCGAGCGGGCGCTCCAGTCGGCGCTTGATACGCACCATGTCGAGCTTGTCGCGCTCGCGGGCTTCATGCGGCTGATGACGCCCGAATTCGTCGCGCATTGGCAGAATCGGATGATCAACATCCATCCGTCTCTGCTGCCGAGCTTCAAGGGCCTGCACACGCACGAGCATGCTATTGCGGCTGGCGTGAAGATCGCGGGATGCACGGTTCATTATGTCCGGCCGGAGATGGATGCCGGTCCAATCATCGCGCAGGCGGCCGTTCCAGTCCTATCGAGTGATACCGCGGAGACACTCGCGGCCAAGATCCTCAAAGTAGAACACCGAGTTTACCCGGCAGCGTTAAGACTTGTCGCCGCAGGGCAGGTATGCTGCGAAGGTGAGAAAATTGTTATATCTTCGGAAGTTAGCGAAACGGACCCACTGTACTCTCCAGTGATCTGA
- a CDS encoding cytochrome P450, translated as METTPSHTLGLGDESSIWFNLTPLLRGDPDNPMRILMQMMDRYGPVLPVNMANQRVVLISEPEYFKHVLVTKADNYIKYFDGLKPIFGKSMITNDGALWQKIRMPQQPAFHPDMFAEYIPYFLRAIDTKMALWADLAKSGETVEMVEQTWTLAADMICKALFDRDMPFNPHVVFKCVKTYTDVMNHRDIRLRKQAGEVFEMTDEDPAKAMEVWASVPPAVMGADPREMRERTLLKMIEATVADPSVPEFDQQQAIDELKQYLWAGTETTALTLAWALYETSRRPEMAERIRQEGEQVYGDREPTAADYSGLAYTRAVIQETMRIYPPVWSLIRIAAAEDEIGGVKINPGDRVSIFSYGAHHNPKFWPEPESFQPERWMAGNAKKQVKYSYLPFGAGKRSCIGGAMSQVENTLALSRLLRRFRPEYVGKDPAGLNATVTLTPKGGLKFKIHELS; from the coding sequence ATGGAAACGACCCCCAGCCACACCCTGGGTCTCGGCGACGAATCTAGCATCTGGTTCAACCTGACGCCGCTATTGCGCGGCGATCCGGATAACCCGATGCGCATTCTGATGCAGATGATGGACCGTTACGGTCCTGTCCTGCCGGTCAATATGGCCAATCAACGTGTCGTGCTTATTTCAGAGCCTGAATATTTCAAGCACGTGCTGGTCACTAAAGCCGACAACTACATCAAATACTTCGACGGCCTGAAGCCGATCTTCGGCAAGTCGATGATCACGAACGACGGTGCGCTCTGGCAGAAGATCCGGATGCCGCAGCAGCCCGCGTTCCACCCCGACATGTTCGCCGAGTACATTCCGTACTTCCTGCGCGCGATCGATACGAAGATGGCGCTCTGGGCCGACCTTGCAAAAAGCGGCGAGACGGTCGAGATGGTCGAGCAGACGTGGACGCTCGCAGCCGACATGATCTGCAAGGCGCTGTTTGACCGCGATATGCCGTTCAATCCGCACGTCGTGTTCAAGTGCGTGAAAACCTATACCGACGTCATGAACCATCGCGACATCCGTCTGCGCAAGCAGGCAGGTGAAGTCTTCGAGATGACGGACGAAGATCCGGCGAAGGCGATGGAAGTGTGGGCGAGCGTGCCCCCGGCCGTCATGGGCGCCGATCCGCGCGAGATGCGCGAGCGCACGCTGCTGAAGATGATCGAGGCGACGGTTGCCGATCCTTCCGTTCCGGAATTCGACCAGCAGCAGGCCATCGACGAGCTGAAACAGTATCTGTGGGCGGGCACCGAGACGACGGCTTTGACGCTGGCGTGGGCGCTGTATGAGACGTCGCGCCGTCCGGAAATGGCGGAGCGCATCCGGCAGGAAGGCGAGCAGGTCTACGGGGATCGCGAACCGACGGCGGCGGATTATTCCGGCCTCGCCTATACGCGCGCCGTCATCCAGGAAACGATGCGCATCTATCCGCCGGTCTGGAGCCTCATCCGCATCGCAGCGGCCGAAGACGAAATCGGCGGCGTGAAGATCAACCCAGGTGACCGCGTGTCGATCTTCAGCTACGGCGCGCACCACAATCCGAAATTCTGGCCCGAACCCGAATCCTTCCAGCCTGAGCGCTGGATGGCGGGCAACGCCAAGAAGCAGGTAAAGTACAGCTATCTGCCGTTCGGCGCTGGTAAGCGTTCGTGCATTGGCGGCGCGATGAGCCAAGTCGAGAACACGCTGGCGCTGTCGCGTCTTCTGCGGCGCTTCCGTCCCGAGTATGTCGGCAAGGATCCGGCTGGGCTCAACGCGACGGTCACGCTGACGCCGAAGGGCGGCTTGAAATTCAAAATCCACGAGCTGAGCTGA
- a CDS encoding dicarboxylate/amino acid:cation symporter — MQQDHETMLAEPRGRPFYTHLYFQVLTAIALGVGLGHLYPSAGEAMKPLGDGFVKLIKMLIGPIIFVTVVHGIASMGDLKKVGRVGIKALIYFEVLTTLALVIGLVVVNVLKPGAGMNVDIASLDAKAVASFVAKSKEESAVGFILDIIPNTFLSGFVDGNILQVLLVALLFAFGLQSLGPRGKPMLDLVAQIGDVLFKMVGFIMKLAPMGAFGAMAFTIGRYGIDKLSSLAFLMFAFYLTCLIFLFGVLGVIARLSGFSIIRYLAYIKDELLIVLGTSSSESVLPRLIAKMRKAGCEESVVGLVVPTGYSFNLDGTCIYLTMAAIFLAQATNTELTIWHEVSILGVLLLTSKGAAGVTGSGFITLAATLSTTSHIPVASLALILGIDRFMSEGRALMNLIGNGIATIVIAKSEGAIDAETFERELGGNGGVIADAA; from the coding sequence ATGCAGCAAGACCACGAAACTATGCTCGCGGAGCCACGTGGGAGGCCTTTCTATACCCATCTCTACTTCCAGGTCCTGACGGCGATCGCTCTGGGCGTTGGTCTTGGGCATCTCTATCCGTCCGCAGGCGAGGCGATGAAGCCGCTGGGCGACGGCTTCGTCAAACTCATCAAGATGCTGATCGGGCCGATCATATTCGTTACGGTCGTGCACGGTATCGCGTCGATGGGCGACCTGAAAAAGGTCGGACGGGTCGGCATTAAAGCCCTCATCTACTTCGAGGTCCTCACGACGCTGGCGCTCGTCATCGGGCTGGTCGTCGTCAACGTTCTGAAGCCCGGTGCCGGCATGAACGTCGATATCGCGTCGCTCGATGCGAAGGCCGTCGCAAGCTTCGTTGCGAAATCGAAGGAAGAGTCGGCGGTCGGCTTCATTCTCGACATCATTCCGAACACGTTTCTCAGCGGCTTCGTCGACGGCAATATCCTGCAGGTTTTGCTGGTCGCCCTGCTCTTTGCGTTCGGGCTGCAATCGCTTGGGCCGCGCGGCAAACCCATGCTTGATCTGGTCGCACAGATCGGCGACGTGCTGTTCAAGATGGTCGGCTTCATCATGAAGCTGGCACCCATGGGCGCATTCGGCGCGATGGCCTTCACGATTGGACGATACGGCATCGACAAGCTGTCGAGCCTCGCCTTTCTGATGTTCGCCTTCTATTTGACGTGTCTTATTTTTCTGTTCGGCGTGCTGGGCGTAATCGCGCGGCTGTCAGGCTTTTCAATCATTCGCTATCTCGCCTACATCAAGGACGAGTTGCTGATCGTTCTTGGAACGTCGTCGTCGGAGAGCGTCCTGCCGCGCCTCATTGCCAAGATGCGCAAGGCCGGCTGCGAGGAAAGCGTGGTCGGGCTCGTCGTCCCGACCGGGTATTCGTTCAATCTCGACGGCACGTGCATTTACCTGACGATGGCCGCGATTTTCCTGGCGCAGGCGACGAACACCGAGCTCACGATCTGGCATGAGGTGTCGATCCTCGGCGTATTGCTTCTCACGTCGAAAGGCGCTGCAGGCGTTACGGGATCGGGCTTCATCACGTTGGCCGCAACGCTCAGCACGACATCGCATATTCCGGTTGCGTCGCTGGCGCTGATCCTCGGGATCGACCGCTTCATGTCGGAAGGCCGGGCGCTTATGAACCTGATCGGCAATGGCATCGCGACCATTGTGATCGCCAAGTCGGAAGGTGCGATCGATGCGGAGACGTTCGAGCGGGAGCTGGGCGGAAACGGCGGTGTTATCGCCGACGCCGCCTAG
- the ndk gene encoding nucleoside-diphosphate kinase, producing the protein MAIERTFSIIKPDATRRNLTGKINAVIEDAGLRIVAQKRVRWTRAQAEKFYEEHKARPFYGELVDFMTSGPIVLQALEGENAIAKYREVMGATDPKEAAEGTIRKLFAESKGSNSTHGSDSAAAAEREIALNFRLDEIVG; encoded by the coding sequence ATGGCCATCGAACGCACGTTTTCTATCATCAAACCCGACGCCACGCGCCGCAATCTTACCGGTAAGATCAACGCCGTGATCGAAGATGCGGGTCTGCGCATCGTGGCTCAAAAGCGCGTCCGCTGGACCCGCGCCCAGGCCGAGAAGTTCTATGAAGAACACAAGGCACGGCCTTTTTACGGCGAACTCGTGGATTTCATGACCTCCGGCCCGATCGTTCTGCAGGCGCTGGAAGGCGAAAACGCCATCGCAAAGTATCGTGAAGTGATGGGCGCGACCGACCCGAAGGAAGCTGCCGAAGGCACCATTCGCAAGCTTTTTGCGGAATCGAAGGGCTCCAATTCGACGCACGGCTCCGATAGCGCGGCAGCAGCCGAGCGCGAAATTGCCTTGAATTTCCGCCTCGACGAGATCGTTGGTTAA